A region from the Actinomycetota bacterium genome encodes:
- the lipA gene encoding lipoyl synthase — protein MTPDTGLRTRWLGRLPYAEAWDLQKAIWEGRTTGRTVDDYLLLLEHPHVYTIGRHGDRANLLVSNERLAQLNAEVFDIDRGGDITYHGPGQLVGYPIVALDDTKRVSAYVHGLEAALMSTLADFGIESWTERDFTGVWTAKGKVAAIGIRVAQGVTMHGFAVNVNTDMSYFGHINPCGITDRAVVSMQALLGTDISLEEVVEHLIPRFVEAFGYANSETQLGAFTRGQGRARTFEVDRLLASGTFSPDRHETAPITLKGGRLPGEPERPDWMRVKAHMGAEYVALKSMMRDLDLNTVCEDAGCPNIFECWESGTSTLMILGDRCTRACSFCDVATGKPVELDLDEPERAAEAIERMELRHAVITSVNRDDLEDGGSGIFAQTIEAVHRRVPECDVEVLIPDFKGSKKDLQTVMDAGPAVLNHNTETVLRLQRDVRTAANYGRSLALLARAKWLNPNGSVKSGLIVGMGETKDEVLGALADLRAVGVDIVTIGQYLRPSAKHRPIHRYVHPDEFAEYMDYGEKLGLAHVEAGPLVRSSYHAREAIEAARAGTRVGVS, from the coding sequence ATGACACCTGACACCGGTCTGCGAACCCGCTGGCTGGGGCGGCTCCCATACGCCGAGGCGTGGGACCTGCAGAAGGCCATATGGGAGGGTCGCACGACCGGCCGAACCGTCGACGACTATCTGCTGTTGCTCGAACATCCCCACGTCTACACGATCGGGCGCCACGGCGACCGGGCCAACCTGCTGGTGTCGAACGAGCGCCTCGCCCAGCTGAACGCCGAGGTGTTCGACATCGACCGGGGTGGCGACATCACCTACCACGGTCCCGGCCAGCTCGTCGGCTATCCGATCGTCGCACTGGACGACACGAAGCGGGTCTCCGCGTACGTGCACGGCCTCGAAGCCGCGCTGATGTCCACGCTCGCCGACTTCGGGATCGAATCGTGGACCGAACGTGACTTCACGGGAGTCTGGACCGCCAAAGGCAAGGTCGCCGCGATCGGCATCAGGGTCGCCCAGGGCGTCACGATGCACGGGTTCGCCGTGAATGTGAACACCGACATGTCGTACTTCGGCCACATCAACCCGTGTGGCATCACCGACCGTGCCGTCGTCTCGATGCAGGCATTGCTCGGGACCGACATCTCCCTCGAAGAAGTGGTCGAGCACCTCATCCCGCGTTTCGTCGAGGCCTTCGGGTATGCGAATAGCGAGACACAGCTCGGTGCATTCACACGGGGCCAGGGCCGTGCCCGAACCTTCGAGGTGGATCGGTTGCTCGCCTCGGGAACGTTCTCGCCGGACCGGCACGAGACCGCACCGATCACGCTCAAGGGCGGGCGCCTCCCCGGTGAGCCCGAACGCCCGGACTGGATGCGGGTGAAGGCCCACATGGGCGCCGAGTACGTCGCGCTGAAGTCGATGATGCGTGATCTGGATCTCAACACTGTCTGTGAGGACGCCGGCTGTCCGAACATCTTCGAGTGCTGGGAATCGGGGACGTCGACACTGATGATCCTCGGCGACCGATGCACCCGCGCGTGCAGTTTCTGCGATGTCGCAACCGGCAAGCCGGTCGAACTCGACCTCGACGAACCCGAACGTGCCGCAGAGGCGATCGAACGGATGGAGTTGCGCCATGCGGTGATCACGTCGGTGAACCGTGACGATCTCGAAGACGGTGGCTCGGGCATCTTCGCCCAAACCATCGAGGCCGTGCACCGGCGGGTTCCCGAATGCGACGTCGAAGTGCTGATCCCCGACTTCAAGGGCTCCAAGAAGGATCTGCAGACGGTGATGGACGCCGGACCGGCCGTTCTGAACCACAACACCGAGACGGTGCTGCGCCTCCAGAGAGACGTCCGGACCGCAGCCAACTACGGAAGGTCACTCGCCCTGCTGGCGCGGGCCAAATGGCTGAACCCGAACGGTTCGGTCAAGTCGGGACTCATCGTCGGGATGGGCGAGACGAAGGACGAGGTCCTGGGTGCGCTCGCCGACCTGAGGGCCGTCGGCGTGGACATCGTCACGATCGGCCAGTACCTGCGTCCGAGTGCGAAACATCGTCCGATCCACCGGTACGTTCATCCGGACGAGTTCGCCGAGTACATGGACTACGGCGAGAAGCTCGGGCTGGCCCATGTCGAGGCCGGACCGCTGGTGCGTTCGAGCTACCACGCCCGCGAGGCGATCGAAGCCGCGAGAGCCGGCACCCGGGTCGGCGTGTCATGA